From Panicum hallii strain FIL2 chromosome 2, PHallii_v3.1, whole genome shotgun sequence, a single genomic window includes:
- the LOC112880676 gene encoding NADPH-dependent aldehyde reductase-like protein, chloroplastic: MQEASGRPGAPDRKDSMRCNGPRFTRGTWFPSARSPAPPRRALVFWTQPPSTRRDVEHPRAAQHHRTPDTEPLGSAGRAREASNPEAAHRMADADIAAVAAAAAAEAPAQPLAGRVAIVTGASRGIGRAIAAHLSSLGASLVLGYASRADEADALAASLPRAVAVRADVSDEAGARSLFDAAQSAFGGAGAHILVANAGVLDDSYPAVAGTATESFDRVVAVNLRGAFLCLREAANRLPRGGGGRIVAVTSSVVGSLPEGYAAYTASKAAVEALVRTMAKELKGTRITANCVAPGATATDMFFAGKSEEMVRRNVVNNPMERLGEPGDIAPVVGFLCTDAAEWVNGQVIRANGGYV, from the coding sequence ATGCAGGAGGCGTCAGGCAGGCCCGGAGCCCCGGACAGGAAGGACAGCATGCGATGCAACGGACCACGGTTCACGAGAGGGACTTGGTTCCCCAGCGCTCGGTCCCCAGCGCCACCACGTCGTGCACTCGTGTTCTGGACGCAACCGCCGAGCACGCGCCGCGACGTGGAACACCCCCGCGCCGCGCAGCACCATAGAACGCCAGACACCGAGCCGCTAGGTAGCGCTGGACGGGCACGAGAGGCGAGCAACCCAGAGGCAGCACATAGGATGGCAGACGCTGACATCGCCGCcgtggctgccgccgccgctgccgaggCCCCAGCGCAGCCGCTGGCGGGGCGCGTGGCCATCGTGACCGGCGCGTCGCGGGGCATCGGGCGCGCCATCGCGGCGCACCTCTCCTCCCTGGGCGCGAGCCTCGTGCTGGGCTACGCGTCGCGCGCCGACGAGGCCGACGCGCTCGCCGCGTCGCTGCCCCGCGCCGTGGCCGTGCGGGCGGACGTCTCCGACGAGGCCGGCGCGCGGTCGCTCTTCGACGCGGCCCAGTCCGCGttcggcggcgcgggggcgcacATCCTCGTGGCCAACGCCGGCGTGCTCGACGACAGTTACCccgccgtggcgggcaccgccaCCGAGTCCTTCGACCGCGTCGTCGCCGTGAACCTGCGCGGCGCGTTCCTGTGCCTCCGCGAGGCGGCGAACCGCctcccccgcggcggcggcgggcggatcGTGGCCGTGACGTCGTCCGTGGTGGGCAGCCTCCCGGAGGGGTACGCGGCGTACACGGCGTCCAAGGCGGCCGTGGAGGCGCTGGTGCGGACGATGGCCAAGGAGCTCAAGGGCACGCGCATCACCGCCAACTGCGTGGCACcgggggccacggccacggacATGTTCTTCGCCGGCAAGAGCGAGGAGATGGTGCGGCGCAACGTGGTGAACAACCCGATGGAGAGGCTCGGGGAGCCCGGCGACATCGCGCCGGTGGTCGGGTTCCTCTGCACCGACGCCGCCGAGTGGGTCAACGGCCAGGTCATACGGGCCAACGGCGGCTACGTGTGA
- the LOC112880675 gene encoding 2-oxoisovalerate dehydrogenase subunit beta 1, mitochondrial has translation MAARALREAGRRRGWAAEVGRRCFSGGSAGAAVAEPKEGVAGGGKAVNLFTAVNQALHIALDTDPRAYVFGEDVGFGGVFRCTTGLADRFGKNRVFNTPLCEQGIAGFAIGLAAMGNRAIAEIQFADYIFPAFDQIVNEAAKFRYRSGNEFNCGGLTIRTPYGAVGHGGHYHSQSPEAFFCHVPGLKVVIPRSPREAKGLLLASIRDPNPVVFFEPKWLYRLAVEEVPEEDYMLPLSQAEVIRKGSDITLIGWGAQLAVLKEACEDAAKDGVSCELIDLKTLIPWDKETVEASVKKTGKLLVSHEAPITGGFGAEIAASIAERCFQRLEAPVARVCGVDTPFPLVYEPFYMPTKNKVLDAIKATVNY, from the exons ATGGCCGCGAGGGCGTTGAGGgaggcggggaggaggaggggctgggcggcggaggtcgggcGGCGGTGCTTCTCCGGCGggagcgcgggggcggcggtggcggagccGAAGGAGGGGGTTGCGGGAGGAGGGAAGGCGGTGAACCTGTTCACAGCCGTCAACCAGGCGCTCCACATCGCCCTCGACACCGACCCGCG TGCTTATGTCTTCGGAGAGGATGTGGGTTTCGGCGGCGTCTTTCGCTGCACAACGGGGCTCGCCGATCGGTTTGGCAAGAACAGAGTGTTCAATACGCCGCTATGTGAACAG GGTATTGCTGGATTTGCAATTGGCCTAGCAGCAATG GGTAATCGAGCTATTGCAGAAATCCAGTTTGCGGACTATATCTTTCCAGCCTTTGATCAG ATTGTCAATGAAGCAGCTAAATTCAGATATCGTAGTGGAAATGAATTTAACTGTGGAG GTTTAACAATTCGAACTCCTTATGGTGCTGTTGGGCATGGTGGTCACTACCATTCACAGTCACCAGAGGCTTTCTTCTGTCATGTTCCTGGACTCAAG GTTGTCATACCACGAAGTCCACGCGAGGCTAAGGGATTACTGTTGGCTAGCATTCGAGATCCAAATCCAGTTGTATTTTTTGAGCCAAAG TGGCTGTATCGTTTGGCTGTTGAAGAAGTACCTGAGGAGGATTATATGTTGCCCTTATCTCAGGCAGAA GTGATTAGGAAAGGAAGTGATATAACACTTATTGGCTGGGGAGCTCAACTTGCAGTGCTTAAAGAAGCTTGTGAAGATGCAGCAAAG GATGGAGTATCTTGTGAGCTCATTGATCTGAAAACTCTGATACCGTGGGACAAGGAAACAGTAGAGGCCTCAGTAAAGAAGACTGGAAAGCTCCTC GTAAGCCATGAGGCACCAATCACCGGTGGATTCGGTGCGGAAATTGCTGCATCTATCGCTGAGCGCTGCTTCCAAAGG CTTGAGGCGCCTGTGGCGAGAGTCTGCGGCGTCGACACTCCTTTCCCTCTCGTCTACGAACCGTTTTACATGCCCACGAAGAACAAG GTCCTGGACGCCATAAAGGCAACTGTAAATTACTGA
- the LOC112880303 gene encoding uncharacterized protein LOC112880303: MAAKVAAPLAFRRDVRGPLGRPCQLGSRRGLQGALWCSSAGAGGSSRPAAPVWLARARGRNRSAGGRSSTKDDAEEDDEATEVVIVDGGDQEEFAADELSGFRGLVLDISYRPVNVVCWKRAICLEFMEKADVLEYYDQTVSSPSGSFYIPAVLRVPQLLQVVKRRRVKQSLSRKNILFRDEFTCQYCSSGDNLTIDHVIPISRGGKWEWENLVAACSRCNSRKGQKTLEQANMKLRKIPRAPQEYDIMAVPLTKSAFRTLKRSQGLPEVWLQYLARPSP; this comes from the exons ATGGCGGCCAAGGTGGCGGCGCCGCTCGCGTTCCGCCGCGACGTGCGCGGCCCGCTCGGCCGGCCCTGCCAGCTGGGCTCCCGGAGAGGGCTACAGGGCGCGCTGTGGTGCAGCAGTGCTGGCGCCGGGGGAAGCAGCAGGCCTGCGGCGCCGGTGTggctggcgcgcgcgcgggggaggaacAGGTCCGCCGGCGGGCGGAGCTCGACCAAGGACGAtgcggaggaggacgacgaggcGACGGAGGTGGTGATCGTGGACGGCGGGGATCAGGAGGAGTTCGCCGCCGACGAGCTGTCCGGGTTCAGGGGCCTGGTTCTTGATATCTCCTACAG GCCTGTCAATGTTGTTTGCTGGAAGCGCGCGATCTGCCTGGAATTCATGGAGAAG GCCGATGTACTGGAGTACTACGATCAGACAGTCTCTTCGCCTAGCGGATCCTTCTACATCCCTGCAGTTCTAAGG GTTCCGCAGCTCCTGCAGGTAGTGAAGAGAAGAAGAGTCAAGCAGAGCCTTAGCCGTAAAAACATTCTTTTCAGGGATGAATTCACCTGTCA ATATTGCTCTTCTGGGGACAACTTGACTATTGACCATGTTATTCCTATTTCACGTGGCGGTAAATGGGAATGGGAAAATTTG GTGGCTGCCTGTTCAAGATGCAACTCCAGGAAGGGTCAGAAGACATTGGAGCAGGCGAACATGAAGCTGCGCAAGATACCCAGG GCGCCCCAGGAGTACGACATTATGGCTGTGCCCTTGACAAAATCCGCATTCAGGACGCTCAAGAGGAGCCAGGGGTTGCCTGAAGTGTGGCTGCAATACCTCGCCAGGCCATCTCCATAA
- the LOC112880302 gene encoding uncharacterized protein LOC112880302 isoform X1: MAAAATAAADQATDLLQKLALDTTGDAGDVLATKEKAPAKGAVAAVGSLQQGVETLQVQDYKDASMYYGAYPAYAYGAYGGWGDYSTYLNHDGAQTPTSGAYADMYYGYAPYGVATLGHDGQIYGSQNYQYPSTYNKQQNSTDKLSSNVKSEKVTPSPQGDVSTNGIDGVKSLKNSNSSLKSDRPVSNGSYGRSSGRSGSFQNQTNWSAYPYYSSEMFSDKQQKLPSNRNSTASNAKTKGQSRNQNTRQYPHLMTPTSPMGSPSIYSANGIYGYDSYGPGLWYGSHMYSSGLYGGWNGLYDGKYRPRGRDNGYYAYGNGSLDGFNELKRGPRSGLYKSQQGLGATTELPAKEQDLSASNGSHAAVNNQYNLADFAETYSEAKFFIIKSYSEDDVHKSIKYNVWASTPNGNKKLDAAYQEAKEKSSESPVFLLFSVNASGQFVGLAEMVGRVDFNKTVEHWQQDKWTGCFPVKWHIVKDVPNSLLKHIILENNENKPVTNSRDTHEVKLEQGLQVLKIFKGHVCKTSILDDFGFYDNREKMMQERKAKQQQSLKKVIDVKLPNAADAEKKSLEGETVSTELTKVEVEVEVLSKEPSLDKGEKNDAKGNGVAPEDLKSPAEKLAGANGC, translated from the exons atggccgccgccgccaccgccgccgccgacc AGGCTACGGATTTGCTGCAGAAGCTGGCTCTGGACACGACTGGCGACGCCGGCGACGTCTTGGCGACCAAGGAGAAG GCTCCAGCAAAGGGCGCGGTGGCGGCCGTCGGGAGCCTGCAGCAGGGGGTGGAGACTTTGCAGGTGCAGGACTACAAGGACGCGAGCATGTACTATGGTGCATACCCGGCTTATGCCTATGGAG CCTATGGTGGCTGGGGGGATTACTCCACATACTTGAACCATGATGGAGCACAGACACCAACTTCT GGTGCCTATGCTGACATGTACTATGGCTATGCTCCGTATGGTGTTGCAACGTTGGGGCATGATGGTCAGATTTATGGGTCTCAGAATTACCAGTACCCATCGACATACAACAAGCAACAGAATTCCACTGACAAGCTGTCATCCAATGTTAAAAGTGAAAAGGTCACTCCATCGCCACAAGGGGATGTCTCCACTAACGGCATCGATGGGGTGAAGAGTCTGAAAAATTCAAACTCGTCCCTGAAGTCAGACCGACCAGTTTCCAATGGTTCGTATGGCCGATCTAGTGGGCGTTCTGGTAGCTTCCAAAACCAGACTAACTGGTCAGCCTATCCGTATTACAGTAGCGAGATGTTCTCTGACAAGCAGCAGAAACTTCCCAGCAATCGCAATTCAACCGCTTCCAATGCTAAAACCAAGGGTCAGTCTAGGAATCAAAACACGAGACAGTATCCTCATCTCATG ACGCCAACTTCACCAATGGGATCCCCATCGATTTACTCAGCTAATGGAATCTATGGGTATGACTCATATGGACCTGGCCTTTGGTATGGATCGCACATGTATAGTTCCGGGTTATATGGTGGATGGAATGGGCTGTATGATGGAAAGTACAGGCCCAGAGGCAGAGATAATGGGTATTATGCTTATGGCAATGGAAGCCTAGATGGTTTCAATGAGCTGAAAAGAGGGCCAAGAAGTGGTCTATACAAAAGTCAGCAGGGGCTTGGAGCTACTACTGAATTACCTGCAAAAGAGCAGGACCTTTCGGCTAGTAATGGCTCACATGCTGCCGTGAACAATCAGTATAACCTGGCTGACTTTGCGGAAACATACTCAGAGGCCAAATTCTTTATTATTAAATCATACAGTGAGGATGACGTTCACAAAAGCATTAAGTACAATGTGTGGGCTAGCACTCCCAATGGTAATAAGAAGCTTGATGCCGCCTATCAAGAGGCTAAAGAAAAATCAAGTGAATCTCCTgtcttccttcttttctct GTGAATGCCAGTGGTCAGTTTGTTGGCCTCGCTGAGATGGTGGGCCGCGTTGATTTTAACAAGACAGTGGAGCATTGGCAACAGGACAAGTGGACTGGTTGTTTCCCTGTCAAGTGGCACATTGTGAAGGATGTTCCAAACAGCTTGCTGAAGCACATCATTCTCGAGAACAATGAGAACAAGCCAGTGACAAACAGCAGAGATACACATGAG GTGAAGCTTGAGCAAGGCCTTCAAGTGCTTAAGATTTTCAAGGGTCATGTCTGCAAGACATCCATACTGGATGACTTTGGCTTTTATGATAACCGTGAGAAGATGATGCAAGAGAGGAAAGCAAAGCAGCAGCAGTCACTGAAGAAG GTCATCGATGTGAAGCTGCCTAATGCTGCCGATGCAGAGAAGAAAAGTCTCGAAGGGGAGACTGTATCAACTGAACTCACTAAGGTTGAagttgaagttgaagttttgaGCAAAGAGCCTTCACTTGACAAAGGAGAGAAAAATGATGCAAAAGGAAATGGTGTTGCCCCAGAAGACCTGAAATCTCCAGCTGAGAAGTTGGCAGGTGCAAATGGCTGCTAA
- the LOC112880302 gene encoding uncharacterized protein LOC112880302 isoform X2 — translation MAAAATAAADQATDLLQKLALDTTGDAGDVLATKEKAPAKGAVAAVGSLQQGVETLQVQDYKDASMYYGAYPAYAYGAYGGWGDYSTYLNHDGAQTPTSGAYADMYYGYAPYGVATLGHDGQIYGSQNYQYPSTYNKQQNSTDKLSSNVKSEKVTPSPQGDVSTNGIDGVKSLKNSNSSLKSDRPVSNGSYGRSSGRSGSFQNQTNWSAYPYYSSEMFSDKQQKLPSNRNSTASNAKTKGQSRNQNTRQYPHLMTPTSPMGSPSIYSANGIYGYDSYGPGLWYGSHMYSSGLYGGWNGLYDGKYRPRGRDNGYYAYGNGSLDGFNELKRGPRSGLYKSQQGLGATTELPAKEQDLSASNGSHAAVNNQYNLADFAETYSEAKFFIIKSYSEDDVHKSIKYNVWASTPNGNKKLDAAYQEAKEKSSESPVFLLFSVNASGQFVGLAEMVGRVDFNKTVEHWQQDKWTGCFPVKWHIVKDVPNSLLKHIILENNENKPVTNSRDTHEVKLEQGLQVLKIFKGHVCKTSILDDFGFYDNREKMMQERKAKQQQSLKKLTLECGSRSSM, via the exons atggccgccgccgccaccgccgccgccgacc AGGCTACGGATTTGCTGCAGAAGCTGGCTCTGGACACGACTGGCGACGCCGGCGACGTCTTGGCGACCAAGGAGAAG GCTCCAGCAAAGGGCGCGGTGGCGGCCGTCGGGAGCCTGCAGCAGGGGGTGGAGACTTTGCAGGTGCAGGACTACAAGGACGCGAGCATGTACTATGGTGCATACCCGGCTTATGCCTATGGAG CCTATGGTGGCTGGGGGGATTACTCCACATACTTGAACCATGATGGAGCACAGACACCAACTTCT GGTGCCTATGCTGACATGTACTATGGCTATGCTCCGTATGGTGTTGCAACGTTGGGGCATGATGGTCAGATTTATGGGTCTCAGAATTACCAGTACCCATCGACATACAACAAGCAACAGAATTCCACTGACAAGCTGTCATCCAATGTTAAAAGTGAAAAGGTCACTCCATCGCCACAAGGGGATGTCTCCACTAACGGCATCGATGGGGTGAAGAGTCTGAAAAATTCAAACTCGTCCCTGAAGTCAGACCGACCAGTTTCCAATGGTTCGTATGGCCGATCTAGTGGGCGTTCTGGTAGCTTCCAAAACCAGACTAACTGGTCAGCCTATCCGTATTACAGTAGCGAGATGTTCTCTGACAAGCAGCAGAAACTTCCCAGCAATCGCAATTCAACCGCTTCCAATGCTAAAACCAAGGGTCAGTCTAGGAATCAAAACACGAGACAGTATCCTCATCTCATG ACGCCAACTTCACCAATGGGATCCCCATCGATTTACTCAGCTAATGGAATCTATGGGTATGACTCATATGGACCTGGCCTTTGGTATGGATCGCACATGTATAGTTCCGGGTTATATGGTGGATGGAATGGGCTGTATGATGGAAAGTACAGGCCCAGAGGCAGAGATAATGGGTATTATGCTTATGGCAATGGAAGCCTAGATGGTTTCAATGAGCTGAAAAGAGGGCCAAGAAGTGGTCTATACAAAAGTCAGCAGGGGCTTGGAGCTACTACTGAATTACCTGCAAAAGAGCAGGACCTTTCGGCTAGTAATGGCTCACATGCTGCCGTGAACAATCAGTATAACCTGGCTGACTTTGCGGAAACATACTCAGAGGCCAAATTCTTTATTATTAAATCATACAGTGAGGATGACGTTCACAAAAGCATTAAGTACAATGTGTGGGCTAGCACTCCCAATGGTAATAAGAAGCTTGATGCCGCCTATCAAGAGGCTAAAGAAAAATCAAGTGAATCTCCTgtcttccttcttttctct GTGAATGCCAGTGGTCAGTTTGTTGGCCTCGCTGAGATGGTGGGCCGCGTTGATTTTAACAAGACAGTGGAGCATTGGCAACAGGACAAGTGGACTGGTTGTTTCCCTGTCAAGTGGCACATTGTGAAGGATGTTCCAAACAGCTTGCTGAAGCACATCATTCTCGAGAACAATGAGAACAAGCCAGTGACAAACAGCAGAGATACACATGAG GTGAAGCTTGAGCAAGGCCTTCAAGTGCTTAAGATTTTCAAGGGTCATGTCTGCAAGACATCCATACTGGATGACTTTGGCTTTTATGATAACCGTGAGAAGATGATGCAAGAGAGGAAAGCAAAGCAGCAGCAGTCACTGAAGAAG CTGACACTAGAGTGTGGTTCTAGGTCATCGATGTGA